In the genome of bacterium SCSIO 12827, the window GCCCACGCGCAGGTCGACGCGCGAATGCGACATGGTGCTGCCGTGCGGACCGAACCAGTCCGCAAGCTGGCCTTCGTCGGTCCAGGCCTGCCAGACAAGATCGCGGGGCGCCTTGACCCGGCGGGACATCTCGAACACGGACAAGGCGTTAGTGCCGCTCATCGCTGGCATCCTTTTTCTGTATTTCTTCCAAATAGGCTTCAAGCCGGTCGAAGCTCTGCTCCCAGAACCGGCGGTATTCTTCGACCCAGTCAAAGACCGGCTTCAACCCCTCGCCGTTCAAGCGGCAGGGCCGCCATTGCGCCTGGCGGCCGCGTTCGATCAGGCCAGCGCGCTCCAGCACCTTCAGATGCCGGGAGATCGCGGGCATGGACATGGCGAACGGCTCGCTAAGTTCCGACACCGACGCCTCGCCCGAGGCAAGCCGCGCCAGGATGGCCCGACGGGTCGGGTCGGCCAGGGCCTGGAAGGTTTCGCTGAGGGCGTCTGTGCTCATGCTGCATTGGCTTTCTTTATTTAACACATTAGTTAAATACTAAACCGGCGGCGACCTGTCAAGAGCACCTCTGTGACCATTTCGGGTCAGCGCACGGCTTGTGGTTTGAAGCTGCGTTCGGGCGTCACCAGAAGCTCGCGGCGACGGATCACCGGTAGATCCAGATCACTTTCATCGGCCGCTTCCAGCAACCCATGAACCGAGGCCGTGGCCCGCGCCGCCGCATCGCGCAATGCCATGCCGGTGAGCAGATGTCCGATGATCAAGCCCGCGAACACGTCGCCCGCCCCTTTCGCCCGGCGGGTCAGTTTCGGCGCCTCGATCAGCCATTCGCCCTCGTCGTCGACGGCGAGTGTCCCGATCATCAATCCGCCCAGGTTCGGATCTGGGTGATCGGGCACGGAGGTCACGACCACGGCCCCCGTGCCCCGCGCGCGCAATGCATGGGCGGCGGCCACGGCCGTGCCGACGTCGACCACCCGGTCGCCGGTCAGCTGTTCCAGCTCGAAGGCATTAGGCAGGGCCAAATCGGCGCGCGGCAGGGCGTCGCCGCGAAAGAACGGCACCAGGGCGTCGTCCACGTAGATGCCTTCATCCCGGTCGCCCAGGATTGGATCACAGACATAGAATGCCCCGGCGCGCGCCGCCTTGACCCGGTCGACGACACCAAGCGCCGCCCGCGCCGTATCGACCCCGGCCATGTAACCGGTCATCACCGCACGGAAGGCGGGGGTCCCGGCCAGCACCAGGACCGCGTCGGCCAATGCGCGGACTTCTTCGGCGGGCACCCGGCGGCCGGTCACCGTGCGGTGACCCGGATGATTGGACAGCACGACCGTATCCACGGCGGCGACGTCGCGGCCTAGGGACTGCAGCGCCGGCACAACGGCGCTGTTGCCCACGTAGCCCCGGGAAACCCGGGAATGGAAGGACAGAACGGACATGCGCGGAAGCTTGCCACCGGTCGCGGGAACTTGCTAGTGTGCGCCGCAACATAATCATCGCATTTCCGACCCAATTCATTGTCCCAAGGAGAGCTTTCAGATGGCCCCCTCCATTCGGCCCCGCCGTTCCGTTCTGTACATGCCCGGCTCCAACGCCCGCGCCCTGGAAAAGGGCCGCAGCCTGGCCGCCGACGG includes:
- a CDS encoding winged helix-turn-helix transcriptional regulator, whose product is MSTDALSETFQALADPTRRAILARLASGEASVSELSEPFAMSMPAISRHLKVLERAGLIERGRQAQWRPCRLNGEGLKPVFDWVEEYRRFWEQSFDRLEAYLEEIQKKDASDERH
- the pdxY gene encoding pyridoxal kinase translates to MSVLSFHSRVSRGYVGNSAVVPALQSLGRDVAAVDTVVLSNHPGHRTVTGRRVPAEEVRALADAVLVLAGTPAFRAVMTGYMAGVDTARAALGVVDRVKAARAGAFYVCDPILGDRDEGIYVDDALVPFFRGDALPRADLALPNAFELEQLTGDRVVDVGTAVAAAHALRARGTGAVVVTSVPDHPDPNLGGLMIGTLAVDDEGEWLIEAPKLTRRAKGAGDVFAGLIIGHLLTGMALRDAAARATASVHGLLEAADESDLDLPVIRRRELLVTPERSFKPQAVR